In Thunnus maccoyii chromosome 3, fThuMac1.1, whole genome shotgun sequence, the following proteins share a genomic window:
- the larp4ab gene encoding la-related protein 4 isoform X1, which yields MLRGRNTVYSQVTTKGAGLNPNAKVWQEIPAHQNDIPDGTDNSSWLQTYPPSAEMTEGYSDGSSSGGKECDTAYPDTTTDYTYVPTEGVVNGVDQTDLGYIVFDSQCESPIDGDASKEQPMSEESLRESLKKQLEFCFSRENLSKDLYLISQMDSDQFVPIWTIACMEDIKALTTDMDLILDVLRASPMVQVDETGEKVRPNHSRCIIILREVPETTPVEEVEALFKSENCPKVLSAEFAHNSNWYITFQSDMDALQAYRYLREEVKTFQGKPIMARIKAINTFFGKNSFRSVDLSAYNQHTQPQAPYGSHVYMQQMYSPQQQYPVYPVVSPSWNPSLMPYFETPLAPFPNSGFINGYNGPGNYKANSNSTNTHRPRSRNHVKGHPRPVDVPPSSSLAPGTLMDGLSGPLSPQPLQTSGTLSGTTSEPVSLLSLSLKDSSPQTAVHSGDLIMNGRARRGNHRGMRRKREDEHNTRPVPVMEVKVPPPPKFDLAASNFPPLPGCVVSIRGETTPEMRLSDVVRGLKVTNKSVSQEVNEKHASISEDPVSVPDPVTPEVKPSPVTPQTVEPPVVSSVSPPVKEVEKTEPPVPKAKISPSVEAVSPTAAEDAPPTCTQSVSTEAPPPSPTSEQGQRKLSYAEVCQRLAKEPPPAQTPSPSPPASVASQPLQELKVNRVEEPRPNSRRTTEKPEKPGDSRPPRQPLRSFRGPNGSGRVGGAGLKIREHQRGLNTGKQFSPQRGARRSGKEQNIPPRSPK from the exons ATGTTGCGGGGGCGTAATACTGTTTATTCTCAG GTTACCACAAAGGGAGCAGGTCTGAACCCTAACGCCAAAGTGTGGCAGGAGATCCCTGCCCACCAGAATGACATCCCAGATGGGACAGACAATTCTTCTTGGCTCCAAACCTACCCTCCATCTGCTGAGATGACTGAAG GTTATTCAGATGGTTCGTCTTCAGGGGGTAAAGAATGTGACACGGCATATCCTGACACCACTACTGACTACACCTATGTACCTACAGAAGGCGTTGTCAATGGTGTAGACCAAACTGACTTAGGCTATATAGTCTTTGACTCCCAGTGCGAGTCACCCATAGATGGTGATGCTTCAAAGGAACAACCGATGTCTGAGGAGAGCCTTAGAGAGTCTTTGAAGAAACAGCTTGAGTTCTGTTTTTCTAG AGAAAACTTATCGAAGGACCTGTACCTGATATCCCAGATGGACAGCGATCAATTTGTTCCCATCTGGACTATCGCTTGCATGGAGGACATCAAAGCTCTCACCACTGACATGGACCTCATTCTGGATGTACTGCGAG CGTCTCCCATGGTGCAAGTTGATGAAACTGGTGAGAAGGTTCGGCCAAATCACAGTCGCTGCATCATTATTCTGAGAGAGGTGCCAGAGACGACGccagttgag GAAGTGGAGGCTCTTTTTAAGAGTGAAAACTGTCCAAAAGTGTTAAGTGCTGAATTTGCACACAACAGCAACTGGTACATAACATTTCAGTCAGATATGGATGCACTACAG GCTTACAGATACCTAAGAGAGGAAGTGAAAACATTCCAGGGAAAACCAATTATG GCCCGCATTAAGGCCATTAACACATTCTTTGGTAAGAACAGCTTCCGCAGTGTGGACTTGAGTGCATACAATCAGCACACCCAGCCACAGGCTCCGTATGGCTCCCACGTCTACATGCAGCAGATGTACAGCCCGCAGCAGCAGTACCCTGTGTACCCAGTGGTGTCTCCCTCCTGGAACCCTTCACTCATGCCTTACTTTGAAACACCTCTG GCACCTTTCCCCAACAGTGGATTCATAAACGGTTACAACGGTCCTGGAAACTACAAAGCAAACTCAAACTCCACCAACACCCATCGACCAAGAAGCCG AAACCATGTAAAGGGTCACCCGAGGCCTGTTGATGtgcctccctcttcttctttggctcCGGGAACCCTGATGGATGGCCTCTCGGGTCCCTTGAGTCCACAGCCCCTCCAGACATCAGGGACACTGTCTGGCACCACTTCAGAGCCAGTCAGTCTGCTGTCCCTCAGCCTTAAAGACTCTTCTCCACAGACCGCCGTACACAGTGGAGATCTGATCATGAATGGACGGGCCAG GAGAGGTAACCACAGAGGcatgaggaggaaaagagaagatgAACATAACACA AGGCCTGTTCCTGTGATGGAGGTCAAGGTACCACCTCCACCAAAGTTTGACCTGGCAGCTTCCAATTTTCCTCCATTGCCGGGGTGTGTGGTCAGCATTCGAGGAGAAACTACACCAGAGATGCGCCTTTCTGATGTCGTACGTGGCCTAAAAGTGACCAACAAG TCTGTGAGCCAAGAGGTTAACGAGAAACACGCAAGCATCTCAGAAGATCCTGTGAGCGTGCCTGATCCTGTGACCCCAGAGGTGAAACCTAGTCCTGTGACACCACAAACAGTGGAACCACCAGTGGTCTCAAG tgtttctcctccagTAAAGGAAGTGGAGAAGACTGAACCTCCTGTTCCAAAGGCAAAAATCTCCCCGTCCGTGGAGGCCGTCTCTCCGACAGCTGCAGAAGACGCTCCCCCCACCTGCACCCAGTCTGTATCTACAGAGGCACCTCCTCCATCTCCCACCTCAGAACAG GGGCAAAGAAAGCTCAGCTATGCAGAGGTATGCCAGCGGCTGGCGAAGGAGCCACCACCAGCACAGACGccttctccctcccctcctgcCTCTGTAGCCAGCCAACCCCTGCAAGAGCTCAAGGTCAACAGGGTCGAGGAGCCTCGGCCCAACTCCAGGCGCACTACAGAGAAACCAGAGAAACCCGGAGACAGCCGCCCTCCTCGTCAACCCTTGCGCTCCTTCCGTGGGCCGAACGGTTCAGGCAGAGTTGGAGGCGCAGGGCTGAAGATTCGGGAGCATCAGAGAGGGCTGAATACCGGCAAACAGTTTTCCCCTCAGCGGGGAGCCAGACGGAGTGGCAAAGAACAGAACATTCCCCCAAGGTCACCAAAATAA
- the larp4ab gene encoding la-related protein 4 isoform X2 — protein MVTTKGAGLNPNAKVWQEIPAHQNDIPDGTDNSSWLQTYPPSAEMTEGYSDGSSSGGKECDTAYPDTTTDYTYVPTEGVVNGVDQTDLGYIVFDSQCESPIDGDASKEQPMSEESLRESLKKQLEFCFSRENLSKDLYLISQMDSDQFVPIWTIACMEDIKALTTDMDLILDVLRASPMVQVDETGEKVRPNHSRCIIILREVPETTPVEEVEALFKSENCPKVLSAEFAHNSNWYITFQSDMDALQAYRYLREEVKTFQGKPIMARIKAINTFFGKNSFRSVDLSAYNQHTQPQAPYGSHVYMQQMYSPQQQYPVYPVVSPSWNPSLMPYFETPLAPFPNSGFINGYNGPGNYKANSNSTNTHRPRSRNHVKGHPRPVDVPPSSSLAPGTLMDGLSGPLSPQPLQTSGTLSGTTSEPVSLLSLSLKDSSPQTAVHSGDLIMNGRARRGNHRGMRRKREDEHNTRPVPVMEVKVPPPPKFDLAASNFPPLPGCVVSIRGETTPEMRLSDVVRGLKVTNKSVSQEVNEKHASISEDPVSVPDPVTPEVKPSPVTPQTVEPPVVSSVSPPVKEVEKTEPPVPKAKISPSVEAVSPTAAEDAPPTCTQSVSTEAPPPSPTSEQGQRKLSYAEVCQRLAKEPPPAQTPSPSPPASVASQPLQELKVNRVEEPRPNSRRTTEKPEKPGDSRPPRQPLRSFRGPNGSGRVGGAGLKIREHQRGLNTGKQFSPQRGARRSGKEQNIPPRSPK, from the exons ATG GTTACCACAAAGGGAGCAGGTCTGAACCCTAACGCCAAAGTGTGGCAGGAGATCCCTGCCCACCAGAATGACATCCCAGATGGGACAGACAATTCTTCTTGGCTCCAAACCTACCCTCCATCTGCTGAGATGACTGAAG GTTATTCAGATGGTTCGTCTTCAGGGGGTAAAGAATGTGACACGGCATATCCTGACACCACTACTGACTACACCTATGTACCTACAGAAGGCGTTGTCAATGGTGTAGACCAAACTGACTTAGGCTATATAGTCTTTGACTCCCAGTGCGAGTCACCCATAGATGGTGATGCTTCAAAGGAACAACCGATGTCTGAGGAGAGCCTTAGAGAGTCTTTGAAGAAACAGCTTGAGTTCTGTTTTTCTAG AGAAAACTTATCGAAGGACCTGTACCTGATATCCCAGATGGACAGCGATCAATTTGTTCCCATCTGGACTATCGCTTGCATGGAGGACATCAAAGCTCTCACCACTGACATGGACCTCATTCTGGATGTACTGCGAG CGTCTCCCATGGTGCAAGTTGATGAAACTGGTGAGAAGGTTCGGCCAAATCACAGTCGCTGCATCATTATTCTGAGAGAGGTGCCAGAGACGACGccagttgag GAAGTGGAGGCTCTTTTTAAGAGTGAAAACTGTCCAAAAGTGTTAAGTGCTGAATTTGCACACAACAGCAACTGGTACATAACATTTCAGTCAGATATGGATGCACTACAG GCTTACAGATACCTAAGAGAGGAAGTGAAAACATTCCAGGGAAAACCAATTATG GCCCGCATTAAGGCCATTAACACATTCTTTGGTAAGAACAGCTTCCGCAGTGTGGACTTGAGTGCATACAATCAGCACACCCAGCCACAGGCTCCGTATGGCTCCCACGTCTACATGCAGCAGATGTACAGCCCGCAGCAGCAGTACCCTGTGTACCCAGTGGTGTCTCCCTCCTGGAACCCTTCACTCATGCCTTACTTTGAAACACCTCTG GCACCTTTCCCCAACAGTGGATTCATAAACGGTTACAACGGTCCTGGAAACTACAAAGCAAACTCAAACTCCACCAACACCCATCGACCAAGAAGCCG AAACCATGTAAAGGGTCACCCGAGGCCTGTTGATGtgcctccctcttcttctttggctcCGGGAACCCTGATGGATGGCCTCTCGGGTCCCTTGAGTCCACAGCCCCTCCAGACATCAGGGACACTGTCTGGCACCACTTCAGAGCCAGTCAGTCTGCTGTCCCTCAGCCTTAAAGACTCTTCTCCACAGACCGCCGTACACAGTGGAGATCTGATCATGAATGGACGGGCCAG GAGAGGTAACCACAGAGGcatgaggaggaaaagagaagatgAACATAACACA AGGCCTGTTCCTGTGATGGAGGTCAAGGTACCACCTCCACCAAAGTTTGACCTGGCAGCTTCCAATTTTCCTCCATTGCCGGGGTGTGTGGTCAGCATTCGAGGAGAAACTACACCAGAGATGCGCCTTTCTGATGTCGTACGTGGCCTAAAAGTGACCAACAAG TCTGTGAGCCAAGAGGTTAACGAGAAACACGCAAGCATCTCAGAAGATCCTGTGAGCGTGCCTGATCCTGTGACCCCAGAGGTGAAACCTAGTCCTGTGACACCACAAACAGTGGAACCACCAGTGGTCTCAAG tgtttctcctccagTAAAGGAAGTGGAGAAGACTGAACCTCCTGTTCCAAAGGCAAAAATCTCCCCGTCCGTGGAGGCCGTCTCTCCGACAGCTGCAGAAGACGCTCCCCCCACCTGCACCCAGTCTGTATCTACAGAGGCACCTCCTCCATCTCCCACCTCAGAACAG GGGCAAAGAAAGCTCAGCTATGCAGAGGTATGCCAGCGGCTGGCGAAGGAGCCACCACCAGCACAGACGccttctccctcccctcctgcCTCTGTAGCCAGCCAACCCCTGCAAGAGCTCAAGGTCAACAGGGTCGAGGAGCCTCGGCCCAACTCCAGGCGCACTACAGAGAAACCAGAGAAACCCGGAGACAGCCGCCCTCCTCGTCAACCCTTGCGCTCCTTCCGTGGGCCGAACGGTTCAGGCAGAGTTGGAGGCGCAGGGCTGAAGATTCGGGAGCATCAGAGAGGGCTGAATACCGGCAAACAGTTTTCCCCTCAGCGGGGAGCCAGACGGAGTGGCAAAGAACAGAACATTCCCCCAAGGTCACCAAAATAA
- the pfdn5 gene encoding prefoldin subunit 5 gives MAVNLADLSLPQLEGLKTQLDQEIEFLTSSIGQLKVVQTKYVEAKDSLNVLNKNNKGKELLVPLTSSMYVPGTLNDVEHVLVDVGTGYYVEKNVEDSKGFFKRKIDFLTKQIEKIQPALQEKHAMKQAVIEVMNVKIQQLQQSQQSSVGTTKA, from the exons ATGGCAGTGAATCTCGCAGacctctctctgcctcagcTAGAGGGACTGAAAACCCAACTAGATCAG GAGATTGAGTTCTTGACATCTTCAATAGGTCAGCTCAAAGTGGTCCAGACCAAGTATGTGGAAGCTAAAGATAGTTTGAATGTcctgaacaaaaacaataaag GAAAAGAATTACTCGTGCCTCTTACAAGTTCT ATGTACGTCCCTGGAACATTAAACGACGTGGAGCATGTTTTAGTGGATGTGGGGACAGGATACTATGTTGAAAAg AACGTCGAGGACTCAAAGGGATTCTTCAAACGCAAAATAGACTTCCTCACAAAGCAGATAGAGAAAATTCAGCCAGCCCTTCAGGAAAAACATGCCATGAAACAAG CTGTGATTGAAGTAATGAACGTGAAGATCCAGCAACTACAACAGAGCCAGCAGTCATCAGTTGGGACCACCAAGGCTTAA